In a single window of the Bradyrhizobium erythrophlei genome:
- a CDS encoding SMP-30/gluconolactonase/LRE family protein: MQVEFLAPGMRDVADPDPPLIEIVRGLIFGEGPVWDRNQKWLYFVDIIGDKVLKWIPGIGVETVLAPSGHLNGMTLDHQGRLIIAGWSSRNVWRLEEDGSLVSLASHYEGKKISSPNDIVVKSDGTIYWTEMQNGLLIPGMEGNDCQRYLDWQGVFRMTADGALTPMVTDFAGSNGLAFSPDEKRMYVNDTPRAHIRVFDMRSDGSFGEGRLFYTLQGDEPGHADGMKVDAQGNVYCTGPVGVHVIAPDGTLLGRMHVPGVCTNMAWGDDDWRTLYITTRNCVFRTRLKIPGIPVGAV, encoded by the coding sequence ATGCAGGTCGAATTTCTGGCACCCGGCATGCGTGACGTCGCCGATCCCGATCCTCCTTTGATCGAGATCGTCCGCGGCTTGATCTTCGGAGAAGGACCGGTCTGGGACCGCAACCAAAAGTGGCTGTATTTCGTCGACATCATCGGCGACAAAGTCCTGAAATGGATACCGGGCATCGGCGTCGAAACCGTGCTGGCGCCGTCCGGGCACCTCAACGGGATGACACTCGATCATCAGGGGCGGCTGATCATTGCCGGCTGGTCGTCACGCAATGTCTGGCGGCTTGAAGAGGACGGCTCCCTCGTCTCCCTCGCCTCGCACTATGAAGGCAAGAAGATCAGTTCGCCGAACGACATCGTCGTGAAGTCGGACGGCACGATCTACTGGACCGAAATGCAGAACGGCTTGCTGATCCCCGGCATGGAGGGCAACGATTGTCAGCGCTACCTCGACTGGCAGGGCGTGTTTCGCATGACCGCGGATGGCGCGTTGACCCCGATGGTCACCGATTTTGCCGGCTCGAACGGCCTGGCTTTCTCGCCGGACGAGAAACGCATGTATGTCAACGACACGCCGCGGGCCCATATTCGTGTCTTCGACATGAGATCGGACGGCTCGTTCGGCGAAGGCCGCCTGTTCTATACGCTGCAGGGCGACGAGCCGGGCCATGCCGACGGCATGAAGGTCGATGCTCAGGGAAACGTCTATTGCACCGGTCCGGTCGGCGTACACGTGATTGCGCCCGACGGCACCTTGCTGGGGCGCATGCACGTGCCAGGCGTGTGCACCAACATGGCCTGGGGCGACGATGATTGGCGCACGCTCTACATCACCACGCGCAATTGCGTGTTCCGCACCCGGCTGAAGATCCCTGGCATTCCCGTAGGAGCGGTTTAA
- a CDS encoding SMP-30/gluconolactonase/LRE family protein: protein MAWEFERVAGPFNGPTGGLVWDGKTIVFAAVLESRLLRYDPGGGGVEEIRRFTNRINGLALTPDGRFYGCQEGSRRIIEMNADGSAAPLGATLDGQRINFPSDLTVDRTSRIWFTDPYHHLPSHGPQIFPNLPHASVLRLSRHHVTHDWIIERLTFDTAAPRCLALSADERTLYVGEGDALSEARELRAYPVDATGRLGSPRLLHSFGRDHRGTQRGAEGLCLDADGNIIVCAGSDQAGPGSLIYIVSPAGRILETQAFPDNCPMRCTFGGKGLDELYVTSGTGHLWRARQTGRVGLSAGKPAA, encoded by the coding sequence ATGGCGTGGGAATTCGAACGCGTCGCCGGCCCCTTCAACGGCCCGACCGGCGGCCTCGTCTGGGACGGGAAGACCATCGTCTTTGCTGCGGTTCTCGAAAGCCGTCTGCTGCGTTACGATCCCGGCGGTGGCGGCGTCGAGGAAATCCGGCGCTTCACCAACCGCATCAACGGACTAGCGCTGACGCCCGACGGTCGTTTCTACGGCTGCCAGGAAGGCAGCCGCCGGATCATCGAGATGAATGCCGATGGATCCGCGGCGCCGCTTGGAGCCACGCTTGACGGGCAGCGTATCAATTTTCCGAGCGATCTGACGGTCGACCGCACTAGCCGTATCTGGTTCACCGATCCCTACCATCACCTGCCATCCCATGGGCCGCAGATATTCCCAAATTTGCCGCACGCCTCGGTGCTGCGGCTTTCCCGTCATCACGTGACCCATGACTGGATCATCGAGCGCCTGACCTTCGACACGGCGGCGCCGCGCTGCCTCGCGCTCTCTGCCGATGAGCGGACGCTCTATGTCGGCGAAGGCGATGCCTTGAGTGAAGCGCGTGAATTGCGCGCCTATCCCGTCGATGCGACCGGTCGTCTCGGCAGCCCGCGGCTCCTGCATAGTTTCGGCCGCGACCACCGCGGGACACAGCGTGGCGCGGAAGGCCTCTGCCTCGATGCCGACGGCAACATCATCGTCTGCGCCGGATCCGACCAGGCCGGACCGGGGTCGCTGATCTACATCGTGTCACCGGCAGGCCGGATCCTGGAAACACAGGCATTCCCGGATAATTGTCCGATGCGGTGCACATTCGGCGGCAAAGGTCTGGACGAACTCTACGTCACCAGCGGAACCGGCCATCTCTGGCGCGCCCGGCAGACGGGCCGGGTCGGGCTCAGCGCCGGCAAGCCTGCCGCATGA
- a CDS encoding cupin domain-containing protein, producing the protein MTMLDKPVRRIVTIDDAEGRSKPLLIGPVLDVSRDPARPGYASSHIWAAGTNSRAADVQRARTHPAIEPPSKGSVCRVITFPPDAVYAGKVGTAEVAAFFATAGSPHASTYSPKAPHPYMQKTRTLDFCLILEGRITLVLDTQEVDLEAGDTVVQRGANHAWSNRSSEPCVIAFTLIDAAG; encoded by the coding sequence ATGACCATGCTCGACAAGCCGGTCAGGCGCATTGTGACCATTGACGACGCCGAGGGCCGATCGAAACCGCTGTTGATCGGACCGGTCCTCGACGTCAGCCGCGATCCTGCGCGGCCTGGCTATGCGTCCAGCCACATCTGGGCCGCGGGAACCAATTCTCGCGCTGCCGATGTTCAGAGGGCCCGGACTCATCCCGCCATCGAACCGCCGTCGAAAGGCTCGGTCTGCCGCGTCATCACCTTTCCACCGGATGCGGTTTACGCCGGAAAGGTCGGCACCGCCGAAGTCGCGGCCTTCTTTGCCACGGCGGGGTCGCCACATGCCTCGACCTACTCGCCCAAGGCGCCGCATCCCTACATGCAGAAGACGCGGACACTCGACTTCTGCCTGATCCTGGAAGGCAGGATCACCCTCGTTCTCGACACGCAGGAAGTGGATCTGGAAGCCGGCGACACCGTTGTCCAGCGCGGCGCCAATCACGCCTGGAGCAACCGTTCGTCGGAGCCTTGCGTGATCGCATTCACGCTAATCGATGCCGCCGGCTAA